A region of the Desulfovibrio litoralis DSM 11393 genome:
GGTCTTTTATGGTGTTATAACAAGCGTCTTTTTCTAAAAAGATAGCAATATTTGCTTTTGCGTCTTTGATGATGTGTCCATATTTTGATAATGCTGCCAAGGCTTCTAGGCGTTTGTCGCCTTTATGTAAAACTAAAAAACGCCAAGGTTGGTTATTTAATCCGCTTGGGGTTAAACGCCCGGCTTCTAAAATAAGCTCAAGCTGTTCATTACTGATAGCTTCATCGGTATAACGGCGAATAGAGCGTCGTTCCGCTATACATTTTAGAATAGGATTATCGAACATTTTTTTATTTACTTTGTTTGACATAATAAAAAGCTCACTTTTTTATTGTATAATGATTTTTGTGCTAATGACTTTTAAGAGAAGTTTTATTGGTTTAAACTTGAAGTTTTTTATAAAAGTCTATTGTCTAAAAAAAATCTACCGATAGTCTAAAGACAGCTTTTATAAAATCAACCTCGCTTAATTTTTAGGATTACAAAATGAATAATCAAGACAAAAACGAACAAAACGTTGGCAATAAAAATAACAAATTAGTTGATAACGCACAAGACAATTCCAACGCAAACCTTAAACAGACGGAAAAAAAGGAAAACAATAATACTTTTTTTTCTGATTTAAGTCGTAAAGATTTAGTAAATTTTGAACCTAGATTAAGAGAAGCTTTGCGTAATATTCTTAAGTTTGAACAGGGACTTTTATATTTTCCTCGTTTAAATGCGATAAAAGAAACGCAGTATAAACCTGAGTATCTTGAAGAAGAACAAACCTTATTGTTTCCTTTATATAATTTAAACAATGAATTGCTTGCCTTGTTTAGTGCTAAAGGGGTTGAGGCTCTTTTTGCTAAAGCGTTATTGCCTATTATGCCAAATATAACTAGGCTTTGTATTGAAAATTTATCTTTATATAAACAGATTATTTCTGACCCCTTAACAGGTTTAGCCACAAAAGAACATTTTTTGGCTACTGTTGCCTCTGAGCTGGAATTGTTAAGGGAAGGTTTACGTTCGTGGGCTTTGTTTGATAAAGAAAATACGCAAAATAAGTTGAACAATGCCGGCGAGGCAAAGCGTAGTGCTTTATTAAGCGGAACTACTCCTTGTTGTTTTAGTATTTTATCGGTAAAATTAAGTAATTTTAATCTGTTATTAAATAAATATGGGCAAGAATTTACCAATGAAATGTTGGTTGCCCTTGCGAAAGGTTTAGAAAAATGTATTGGCGGAAAAGGTTTAATCGGGCGTAGTTCCGAGCGTGGATTTGCAATCTTTTTGCCCCAACTTATGCCAAAACAGGCAAAAAAAATTGCCCTTGAGTTAGTTCATTGTTTAGCAGGTGTCGGTGTTTACAATGAACTTATGGCGACTCAGGTTTTAGCTGAAATCTCTTTGGGTTTAAGTGCGTGTCCGCAAGATATTGGCAATGTTGCCAACGCTTCTTTTTCTAAGGAAAAGACTCTGAAAACTTTGTCTCGTGCTGAAACTTTAAATTATGATCATGCAAAATTATTGCTTTTTAAAGCGGAACAAGCGGCTTTAACCGCAGATGAACTGCCCGTGAGTGCTTTGTGGCCTCCGCAATATTATTCAGACTCGCAAACAGAAGACGAAGGGGGCAATAACTCTAAAGCTTCGGCTCATATTATGAGTTATTCTCGCATATTATACGAAGGTGGAAAAATAACAGAACTTTTACCTTTAGCCAGAGTAAAAATAAACCTTGGACACAATTTTAAGGTTATGGAAGGTATGCGTTTTGCGGTTTGGGGAATAAGTTCAGGTGTGATTAGTTCTAATGCGGAAGTTTTTTATAAAGGCGAACTTTCGGTAATCAGTGTAAAATCAGATTACGCCCTCGCCGAATTGCATAGTTTAACTGACCCGACTTTTAGTTTAAATGTGGGCGATCGTTTAACCCTACTTCAAGAGTTTACTCCTAGCAATTCATTACAAAATACTCACTCTGACGAGCGTGATAGTTTAACCGGTTTATTGCGTTATTCTGATTTTATTAATGTTTGGAGCGAAGAAAGAGAGAAACATGCTAATTTTCATTTAGCTTTATTGCGTTTAGCCCATAACTCTGAGCTACGTTTTAATTTATTAGAAAATGATATCAATGAATTAACTGATGAATTAAGCAATCAAAACAATGTTGTTCTTAACTCTGATCAAAAATTAGCTTATTTAGTAGAGCTTTGTCATAAAAAGTTTGGAGCTAAGTTAATTGGTGGGCGTTATGGTTTAAATAGCATAATCTTTTTTCATACTGAGAAAAATACTGAGGAAATCGCCAGTTTGTATGCTGAAATAAATAATGAATTTGAAGATGACCTTGTGATGAACAGCTCTTTGGCTGTTGGGATAGTTCCGCATCCTTTTTTAAATTTTCGTTCAGCCGATGCTTTGGCAAATTGTCATAAGGCGTTGGAATATGCTTT
Encoded here:
- a CDS encoding nitroreductase family protein; its protein translation is MSNKVNKKMFDNPILKCIAERRSIRRYTDEAISNEQLELILEAGRLTPSGLNNQPWRFLVLHKGDKRLEALAALSKYGHIIKDAKANIAIFLEKDACYNTIKDHQVAGAAMQNMLLAIHSLGLGGVWLGEIINYGDEPVKAMGVNPEPYEFMGLIALGYPDQKGSLERKPLEHFMLEDFRKK
- a CDS encoding tetratricopeptide repeat-containing diguanylate cyclase; this translates as MNNQDKNEQNVGNKNNKLVDNAQDNSNANLKQTEKKENNNTFFSDLSRKDLVNFEPRLREALRNILKFEQGLLYFPRLNAIKETQYKPEYLEEEQTLLFPLYNLNNELLALFSAKGVEALFAKALLPIMPNITRLCIENLSLYKQIISDPLTGLATKEHFLATVASELELLREGLRSWALFDKENTQNKLNNAGEAKRSALLSGTTPCCFSILSVKLSNFNLLLNKYGQEFTNEMLVALAKGLEKCIGGKGLIGRSSERGFAIFLPQLMPKQAKKIALELVHCLAGVGVYNELMATQVLAEISLGLSACPQDIGNVANASFSKEKTLKTLSRAETLNYDHAKLLLFKAEQAALTADELPVSALWPPQYYSDSQTEDEGGNNSKASAHIMSYSRILYEGGKITELLPLARVKINLGHNFKVMEGMRFAVWGISSGVISSNAEVFYKGELSVISVKSDYALAELHSLTDPTFSLNVGDRLTLLQEFTPSNSLQNTHSDERDSLTGLLRYSDFINVWSEEREKHANFHLALLRLAHNSELRFNLLENDINELTDELSNQNNVVLNSDQKLAYLVELCHKKFGAKLIGGRYGLNSIIFFHTEKNTEEIASLYAEINNEFEDDLVMNSSLAVGIVPHPFLNFRSADALANCHKALEYALLLPSPQVGVLDSLALNISADKKMSMGDSFEALEEYKLAILADEDNILAWNSMAVCLAELGRTEEARRYFEEVLKRNPNELEAHYNLAQVFQKLGEIKAAQKHYEACIKLEQEHLFAYVRLGQIAEQLGANNDARNLYEQALSLVGGEAIISRQLARLCIKEEKITEARSFLYKALEHNPQDAIARYLLADLYLQGGEDPELAESQARQAIMVNPKLKQAWIVLAKALTAGGKKEQANEAMYNADLAGRN